A genome region from Synchiropus splendidus isolate RoL2022-P1 chromosome 5, RoL_Sspl_1.0, whole genome shotgun sequence includes the following:
- the jmjd1cb gene encoding probable JmjC domain-containing histone demethylation protein 2C isoform X1, with amino-acid sequence MAVEARPELVGKRFLCVSGDEPPEIGDIGRWPWRSGVIRAVSHRDNDNPDLTVYVEFDDQEWEKREWVKVYEDFQLFLLERQLVWAKKKEGAGGGAGPGGGGGVLQGTKAKHIQWPALAFKPLVGKSLLSSVTAVEFLLDRQLDFLSDHSAYHPYQDEVDSQSPVLRDNPQLHEEVKGWLKDQKVQEIFMQGPYSLNGYRVRVYRQDSATQWFTGIITHHDLFSRNMVVMNDQVLEPQNVDPSMIQMTFLDDVVHSLLKGENIGITSRRRSRSSQNNNSAHITGGRPGGTTGNNQSHYTRAQANSPRPIMTSSGPNPKGSQGILASQQQTLSLQNQQSSNHSPSNSGREPREQRTSRSSRRKGSDSSVPEEEKDSRREDNVGRDPKSKAKPAVSKRRKGEEDEKKAALKRLKTDMTSDLSESSDSENPHKRTAHSSSSSSSSSSSSSSSSSSSSSSSEPSSENELKTRSNNVKTSVISKMDEDEKPSMPSTKINDPSPLIGRLSPWAEQQTTEDSKKGVKDTSKVISKEEEELVAVTQITQSPRQQLPLISETLAEPNKNTVKASPRSQTPSLSHLHSSGVIDITDDAQATVHRESSEAVSALLASQNAETIALSPYLPLNPSPVSSPPVVPSPSPSEGGRRADIEPAVQLQPGIVGVAARSSKIEFAPSEVIRPVTSAAESVVVEKGKTSHPFHPQQQNPQPNYTPVHPGIKSSSDETRKSQQSPTRKTHTAPPTDKSKMSPSSNPSPSHHDTHKPKSQHLNNMQSHPYSHTNPTDLKTKPQANLLDISKPKPNTSLEVSKHKVPRYSDSSPPPASRLSTKVESTEPPRSGFKPVPARSESGAGCSSSSSSTKSPLIIDKNETFTVYRDPALVRSDVKNSVSATVSSNHVAAYLHPHLHPPYSPSPHSPCLTPSSHPHAASHLLAPPHTSALPHPHLLPPGVLPTMSPPSLLGGHPRLESPGGLGHLALPHPTSAHQQQFLQAHSGAAGLSLYPIIWPYPNGTPASYQPGLNLPPTSKWVPHESPVNSENSLRRNTPSPWLHQGASGAADGLGLLCHVPVRPASADPHRPPVKIHSHTSPPLSKTSEIHKEDLDKKGFVDPIRTLTLAQLKQEQVDIKSPSGKDMHLHRLYMDPHSKARLTNAHEAAQAMDRASKYKEENRQILKESIEVAPFTAKIQRSNDPGMDRDRERNRDPAFAVRIPTLASPSPKSAHPHVIQSEKSNYFTTLSNSVVNEPPRLYPSKELGNYYDKITAGTPEVVTSVGSVVQSQGTLSLGNYSSKVSLSKPPPLIKHQPEGGEGLAGKITEQLSQQAALVQQQHQHHTGVDRIERRTPAISPSSSSSSSAATHYHHHQQQQQHLRTMPSLHRARVFHPPTQHALERKEAAEREKERERDRSSYGGRLSPPTLTPIQPVSLAASGSKASVEQQKPPTLLPELREVKGYGNAGAAAAFVATAASGETDGWRGGDVFQERGGMFLSEKGQQREKPQAAMASVIVRPSASMKYDGPGANKTGAMISKELPQGRLYSSKIQGECVRLEDGVREHGASRVIQHNSNLDDMCLQYKKTFMRGFPGAQLASATDIIYRTAATSAFGIPNRSGSITPELGDSTSVCGEGSTQKLCGRVVSHSGTGDHQEGLVSYNPPPGDSIPLQSTPHPSPSLTPSNSIVGSSQLYSPSFVHLKKHKAALAAAQSKNNVCLVPASSSGNPLLSLDPVDKSNSSPPRSSSSQSSTSSADNSRCSSASGRTTPGKSSPLPNGQASGPTPTNNGQPNNYHKLKKAWLTRHSEEDRSTIASTLSATTKPEKLTSTSSCSSGNTANTTSMSEMIKPCTVNLSASTSGEVELSKDTGNKGDRERQLEEKTGGTTAGEERKATPSLRRGSKRTYDSASESGGDDSDASESKMEGRAKRQPKPTYKKKQNDMAKRKGENEKEEDDVKPNGIFRSAREKTKLKLASSNGIPRSVLKDWRKVKKLKQTGECFLQDDSCSEIGPNLQKCRECRLIRSRKSEEPTHSPVFCRFYYFRRLSYSKNGVIRMDGFSTPDQFDDEALAMWVPGVMEESQLDQTTAKYILSFIGDKFCQMVVLENTAASWVKKDAKLVWKRAVRGVREMCDACEATLFNVHWVCQKCGFVVCLDCYKAKDRKNPKSDKELYTWLKCVKGQPHDHKHLMPTQIIPGTVLADLVSSMHAQREKHNIKSNCPCTNKQNLLSKLPTTNGVSQVLQNVLNHSNKLTLVKSESGSHQQHSDQGAKVETNGGGSSPGSDGGSASVTPPESQSPLHFLADLAEQKSREEKKENKSVLLSKPLKEDKEGESLEVLQQCKTTSMVANSTEQGSTLRDLLTTTAGKLKLGSTDAGIAFAPVYSTASQTGKGGRTMPNILDDIIASVVENKIPASRQNITKLSIKQEAILPGNNKNQVPTITDDVKADKKKLVQVFAVPLEESTNQHSDIPHCWLNNRRLLWLKDHRNQNNWKLFRECWRQGQPVLVSGIHKQLNVNLWKADSFNQEFADHQGDLLNCKDQVVTNSGIKEFWDGFEDITKRLKSKDGEPMVYRLKDWPSGEEFMALMPSRYDDLMKNLPLPEYSDPEGNLNLASHLPSFFVRPDLGPRLCCAYGIAASQDQDFGTANLHVEVSDVVSVLVYVGVAKGNGVLSKTGVLKRLEEEDLDEGVRKRLKDSSETPGALWHIYLNKDMDKVRDFLHKLCKEQGLNVSLDQDPIREQGWYLSRKQRQRLMDEHGVQGWTVVQFLGDSVLIPAGAMHQVQNLHSCVQVINDFVSPEHVVNSFHLTQELRSSKEEVNYEDKLQVKNILYHCVKEAVSSLKRTAEEEEAEENS; translated from the exons gcGTTTAAACCATTGGTGGGGAAGAGCCTGTTGTCATCTGTAACAGCGGTTGAGTTCTTGTTAGACAGACAGCTGGACTTCCTGTCTGACCACTCAGCCTATCACCCATACCAG GATGAGGTGGACAGTCAGAGTCCAGTGTTAAGAGACAATCCTCAGCTCCACGAAGAAGTCAAAGGCTGGCTCAAAGACCAGAAGGTTCAGGAAATTTTTATGCAAG GTCCATATTCTTTGAATGGATACCGAGTAAGAGTGTACAGACAAGACTCAGCCACCCAGTGGTTCACTGGCATCATTACACATCACGATCTCTTCAGTCGAAACATGGTCGTTATGAATGACCAG GTGCTCGAACCACAGAACGTAGATCCATCCATGATCCAGATGACATTTTTGGATGATGTGGTTCACTCCCTGCTAAAAGGAGAAAACATCGGTATCACGTCCAGAAGAAGATCTCGGTCCAGCCAGAACAACAACTCTGCCCAT ATCACGGGAGGAAGACCAGGCGGGACCACTGGCAACAATCAG agTCATTACACACGAGCCCAAGCCAATAGCCCCCGCCCCATCATGACATCCTCTGGCCCTAACCCAAAGGGTTCTCAAGGAATACTGGCCTCCCAGCAGCAAACCCTTTCACTGCAAAACCAGCAGTCCTCCAACCATTCACCCAGTAACAGTGGGCGGGAACCGCGGGAGCAGCGCACATCTCGCTCTTCCAGGAGGAAAGGATCTGATAGCAGTGTaccagaggaagagaaagactCCAGGAGAGAGGATAACGTTGGGAGAG ACCCTAAATCAAAAGCAAAGCCAGCGGTCAGCAAACGCAGGAAAGGcgaggaggatgagaagaaggcTGCGCTTAAAAGACTGAAGACTGACATGACGTCTGATCTGTCAGAGAGCAGCGATTCTGAAAATCCTCATAAGAGGACTGCAcactcatcatcttcctcctcctcttcttcatcctcctcttcctcctcctcttcttcatcctcgtcctcctctgaACCAAGCTCTGAGAATGAGCTTAAAACACGGAGCAACAATGTGAAAACAAGTGTCATTTCTAAAATGGACGAAGACGAAAAGCCATCAATGCCCTCCACCAAAATCAACGACCCATCTCCTCTCATTGGTCGTCTGTCCCCATGGGCTGAGCAACAAACAACAGAGGACAGCAAGAAGGGTGTTAAAGACACAAGCAAGGTGATAtcaaaggaagaggaggaattggTGGCAGTAACACAGATAACTCAATCTCCACGGCAACAGTTGCCACTGATTTCTGAAACTCTAGCAGAGCCAAACAAGAACACTGTGAAAG CCTCTCCTCGCTCCCAAACTCCGTCATTATCACACCTTCACAGCAGCGGTGTGATCGACATTACAGATGATGCGCAGGCCACAGTGCACCGAGAAAGTTCTGAGGCAGTGTCTGCTCTGCTGGCTTCACAGAATGCAGAAACCATTGCCCTCTCACCTTACCTCCCACTTAACCCTTCCCCTGTTTCCTCACCTCCCGTTGTTCCATCACCTTCACCCTCAGAAGGAGGTCGCAGGGCTGACATCGAGcctgctgtgcagctgcagCCTGGGATTGTGGGTGTTGCAGCCAGGAGCAGCAAGATAGAATTTGCTCCATCTGAAGTTATAAG ACCTGTTACCTCAGCAGCTGAGAGTGTGGTGGTGGAGAAGGGAAAAACATCTCATCCTTTTCATCCACAGCAACAGAACCCCCAACCCAACTACACACCGGTCCATCCAGGCATTAAGAGCTCTTCCGATGAGACAAGGAAATCTCAACAGTCCCCGACCCGGAAAACGCACACTGCCCCACCCACTGACAAGTCCAAAATGAGTCCGAGCTCCAACCCCAGTCCATCACACCATGACACCCACAAACCAAAATCCCAGCACCTCAACAACATGCAGAGCCATCCCTACAGCCACACAAACCCAACTGACCTCAAAACGAAGCCCCAAGCAAACTTGCTGGACATTTCTAAACCTAAACCCAACACCTCTCTTGAGGTATCTAAACATAAAGTACCACGATATTCTGATTCCTCCCCACCACCCGCCAGTCGCCTGTCCACTAAAGTAGAATCCACAGAGCCTCCACGTTCTGGTTTTAAGCCAGTGCCAGCGCGGTCAGAGTCGGGGGCTGGctgcagcagtagcagcagcagcaccaaaaGCCCTTTGATTATTGATAAGAATGAGACTTTTACTGTTTACAGAGACCCAGCTCTGGTCCGCTCTGATGTCAAGAATTCGGTTTCTGCCACAGTCTCATCCAACCACGTGGCAGCATATCTCCATCCCCACTTGCACCCTCCTTACTCCCCCTCTCCTCATTCTCCCTGTCTCACCCCTTCTTCGCATCCTCATGCTGCCTCCCACCTCCTTGCTCCTCCACACACCTCTGCCCTACCTCACCCACACCTTTTACCCCCTGGCGTTCTGCCAACAATGTCTCCTCCGTCTCTGTTGGGGGGACACCCTCGTCTAGAGTCTCCTGGTGGTCTAGGCCACCTGGCTCTGCCTCACCCGACATCTGCGCACCAGCAGCAGTTCCTTCAG GCtcacagtggagcagcaggtctCAGCTTGTACCCTATCATCTGGCCATACCCCAACGGAACACCAGCATCCTACCAACCAGGCCTCAACCTGCCCCCCACTTCTAAGTGGGTCCCACATGAAAGTCCTGTTAACTCTGAAAACTCTCTGCGTCGG aacaCCCCTAGTCCTTGGCTTCACCAGGGTGCCAGTGGTGCTGCTGACGGTCTGGGTCTGCTTTGTCATGTTCCGGTCCGACCAGCAAGTGCAGACCCCCATCGCCCCCCAGTCAAAATCCACTCCCATACGAGCCCCCCACTTTCGAAAACCAGTGAGATTCATAAAGA AGATTTGGacaaaaaaggttttgtggatCCAATCAGAACGTTGACTTTGGCCCAGCTCAAACAGGAGCAGGTGGACATTAAGAGCCCAAGTGGAAAAGACATGCATCTCCATCGACTCTACATGGACCCCCACAGCAAGGCACGGCTAACAAATGCTCat gaAGCTGCTCAGGCGATGGATAGAGCCAGTAAATACAAGGAGGAGAACCGACAAATTCTCAAGGAGAGCATTGAGGTGGCTCCTTTTACTGCCAAGATCCAACGCTCTAATGATCCTGGTATGGACAGGGACAGAGAAAGAAATCGTGATCCTGCATTTGCTGTCAGGATACCGACCTTGGCATCCCCTAGTCCTAAGTCAGCTCACCCACATGTTATCCAGTCAGAGAAGAGCAACTACTTCACTACTCTATCCAACAGTGTTGTAAATGAACCCCCAAGACTCTACCCCTCCAAGGAGCTTGGCAATTATTATGACAAAATTACTGCTGGAACCCCAGAGGTGGTGACTAGTGTTGGTTCAGTGGTACAAAGTCAAGGTACTCTGTCTCTGGGCAACTACAGCTCCAAGGTTTCTCTCTCAAAACCCCCTCCCCTCATTAAGCACCAGCCAGAGGGAGGTGAAGGTTTAGCCGGGAAGATAACTGAGCAGCTCAGCCAGCAAGCGGCACTGGTGCAACAGCAACATCAGCACCATACTGGGGTCGATCGGATTGAACGTCGCACCCCTGCAATTtcgccatcctcctcctcctcttcctctgcagccACCCACTACCACCAccatcagcagcaacagcagcacctCAGGACAATGCCGTCTCTCCACCGAGCTCGTGTTTTCCATCCGCCAACTCAACATGCACTGGAACGCAAAGAGGCTGCGGAGCGTGAGAAGGAACGAGAAAGGGACAGGTCTAGTTATGGTGGACGTCTTTCTCCACCCACTCTGACACCAATCCAACCAGTTAGTTTGGCAGCATCTGGGAGTAAAGCATCGGTGGAGCAGCAAAAGCCTCCGACGCTTCTGCCAGAACTCAGGGAAGTCAAAGGCTATGGAAATGCTGGCGCAGCTGCTGCCTTTGTTGCCACAGCAGCCAGTGGCGAAACAGATGGATGGCGAGGTGGCGATGTGTTTCAGGAACGTGGAGGCATGTTTCTTTCCGAGAAAGGACAGCAAAGAGAAAAACCTCAGGCTGCAATGGCGTCGGTCATCGTACGCCCTTCTGCATCTATGAAGTATGATGGTCCAGGTGCTAACAAAACTGGTGCTATGATCTCTAAAGAACTGCCCCAGGGTAGGTTATACTCCTCCAAGATTCAGGGAGAATGTGTCAGACTTGAAGATGGTGTCAGAGAACATGGAGCTAGTCGAGTTATCCAACACAACTCAAACCTGGATGATATGTGCCTCCAGTATAAAAAGACTTTCATGCGTGGCTTTCCGGGAGCTCAGCTTGCCAGTGCTACAGACATTATTTACAGGACTGCTGCTACATCAGCATTTGGCATCCCCAATCGAAGTGGGTCAATAACTCCCGAGCTGGGCGATTCCACGTCAGTTTGTGGGGAGGGCTCTACCCAAAAACTGTGTGGTCGTGTTGTAAGCCACTCAGGAACAGGGGACCATCAGGAGGGGTTAGTGTCATACAACCCACCTCCAGGAGACTCAATTCCCCTTCAGAGTACACCTCACCCCAGTCCAAGTCTGACTCCGTCGAACTCCATTGTAGGCTCAAGTCAGCTGTACTCGCCTTCTTTTGTTCACCTTAAGAAGCACAAAGCTGCCTTGGCAGCTGCTCAGTCCAAGAACAACGTCTGCTTAGTTCCAGCTTCCTCATCAGGAAATCCCTTGCTGTCTTTGGATCCAGTTGACAAGAGTAACAGCTCTCCTccccgctcctcctccagccagtCCTCGACATCTTCTGCCGACAACAGTCGCTGCAGCTCAGCAAGTGGTAGAACTACTCCGGGAAAGTCCAGCCCACTGCCCAATGGTCAGGCTTCCGGACCGACCCCAACCAACAATGGTCAGCCTAATAACTACCACAAACTGAAGAAGGCGTGGCTAACACGACACTCAGAGGAGGACCGGAGCACGATAGCGTCGACTCTCTCTGCCACCACCAAACCAGAAAAACTTACAagcaccagcagctgcagtAGCGGCAACACAGCCAACACTACATCCATGTCCGAGATGATCAAACCCTGTACAGTCAATCTAAGCGCCTCAACATCTGGCGAAGTAGAGCTCAGCAAGGACACTGGAAACAAGGGAGATCGTGAgaggcagctggaggagaagacaggagggacAACTGCAGGCGAGGAACGCAAAGCCACTCCTTCATTGAGGCGAGGAAGCAAGCGTACATACGATTCTGCTTCAGAGAGTGGTGGAGATGACTCTGACGCTAGTGAAAGCAAAATGGAGGGCAGAGCCAAGCGTCAGCCTAAACCAACCTACAAGAAGAAGCAAAACGACATGGCTAAGAGgaaaggagaaaatgaaaaggagGAAGATGACGTGAAGCCCAATGGGATCTTCAGATCTGCCCGAGAGAAAACCAAACTAAAGCTGGCCAGCAGCA ATGGGATTCCTCGTTCTGTCCTGAAAGACTGGAGAAAGGTGAAGAAGCTCAAACAGACTGGCGAGTGTTTTCTGCAAGACGATTCATGTTCGGAAATCGGACCCAACTTGCAGAAGTGTAGAGAGTGTCGGCTTATTCGTAGCAGGAAGAGCGAGGAGCCCACCCATTCCCCCGTCTTCTGTCGCTTCTACTATTTCAGACG CCTCTCTTACAGCAAGAATGGAGTGATCCGCATGGATGGCTTCTCCACCCCTGACCAGTTTGATGACGAGGCTCTGGCCATGTGGGTCCCTGGAGTGATGGAAGAGAGTCAGCTGGACCAAACAACAGCCAAATACATCCTTAGCTTCATTGGAGACAAGTTCTGTCAGATGGTTGTTCTGGAGAACACAGCAGCCTCCTGGGTCAAGAAAGACG CTAAGCTGGTGTGGAAGCGAGCGGTCAGAGGTGTCAGGGAGATGTGTGATGCCTGTGAGGCCACGCTCTTCAACGTCCACTGGGTTTGTCAAAAATGTGGCTTTGTTGTGTGTCTGGACTGTTACAAGGCCAAGGACAGAAAAAACCCGAAAT CTGATAAAGAACTCTACACCTGGCTGAAGTGTGTCAAGGGCCAACCACATGATCACAAGCACCTGATGCCCACACAGATCATACCTGGAACAG TGTTGGCTGATTTGGTGTCGTCGATGCATGCACAGCgagaaaaacacaacatcaaGTCTAACTGCCCCTGCACCAACAAGCAAAATCTCCTCAGCAAACTTCCGACAACCAATGGAGTCTCGCAG GTCCTGCAGAATGTCCTGAACCACAGCAACAAGCTTACACTGGTCAAGTCGGAGTCGGGCTCTCACCAGCAGCACTCTGATCAAGGTGCCAAAGTGGAAACCAATGGTGGAGGAAGCAGTCCAGGCAGTGACGGCGGCAGCGCTTCCGTCACACCACCCGAGTCCCAGTCTCCTCTGCACTTCTTAGCTGACTTGGCCGAGCAGAAATCTAGGGAAGAGAAGAAAG AAAACAAGTCGGTGTTGCTGAGTAAACCATTGAAGGAGGACAAAGAGGGGGAGAGTCTGGAGGTCCTGCAGCAGTGTAAAACCACATCAATGGTGGCTAACAGTACAGAGCAGGGCTCCACACTCAGAGACCTGCTCACCACTACTGCTGGGAAGCTGAAGCTTGGCTCCACTGACGCAGGAATCGCCTTTGCACCGGTCTACTCCACCGCCTCTCAG ACGGGGAAAGGTGGCCGAACGATGCCAAACATCCTGGATGACATAATAGCGTCAGTGGTTGAGAATAAGATCCCGGCAAGCCGGCAGAATATCACCAAGCTGTCAATTAAGCAGGAGGCCATCCTGCCTGGAAACAACAAGAACCAGGTCCCCACGATAACTGATGACGTCAAAGCTGACAAGAAGAAGCTGGTGCAAGTTTTTGCTGTGCCGCTAGAGGAGTCAACTAATCAGCATTCAGATATCCCTCACTGCTGGTTGAACAACAGACGCTTGTTGTGGCTGAAGGACCACCGGAACCAGAACAACTGGAAGCTGTTCAGAGAGTGCTGGAGACAGGGACAG CCTGTGCTGGTGTCCGGCATCCACAAACAACTGAATGTTAACCTGTGGAAAGCCGACTCCTTCAACCAGGAGTTTGCTGACCATCAGGGAGACCTCCTGAACTGTAAAGACCAGGTGGTCACCAACTCTGGTATCAAGGAGTTCTGGGACGGTTTTGAAGACATCACCA AGAGACTGAAATCGAAGGATGGAGAGCCGATGGTCTACAGGCTGAAGGACTGGCCCTCAGGAGAGGAGTTCATGGCGCTCATGCCATCGAG ATATGATGACTTGATGAAGAACCTCCCCCTGCCCGAGTACTCTGACCCTGAAGGAAATCTCAACCTGGCCTCTCACCTGCCGTCGTTCTTCGTCAGGCCAGATTTAGGGCCGCGACTCTGCTGTGCTTATG GCATTGCTGCTTCTCAGGACCAGGACTTCGGGACTGCAAACCTCCACGTGGAAGTTTCAGATGTGGTCTCTGTTCTGGTTTATGTTGGCGTGGCAAAGGGCAATGGAGTTCTCTCCAAAACTG GAGTGTTGAAGCGCCTGGAGGAGGAAGATCTAGATGAAGGTGTTCGGAAAAGACTCAAGGACTCCAGCGAGACACCGGGGGCGCTGTGGCACATCTACCTCAACAAAGACATGGACAAAGTGCGAGACTTTCTGCACAAG CTCTGTAAGGAACAGGGGCTGAACGTGTCCCTGGACCAGGACCCAATCAGAGAGCAGGGCTGGTACCTGAGCAGGAAGCAGCGTCAGCGCCTGATGGACGAGCATGGAGTTCAGGGATGGACTGTAGTTCAATTCCTGGGAGATTCTGTCTTGATACCAGCAGGGGCCATGCACCAG GTCCAGAACCTCCACAGCTGCGTTCAGGTCATCAATGACTTTGTGTCTCCTGAACATGTGGTCAACTCCTTCCACCTGACACAGGAGCTCCGCTCGAGCAAGGAAGAAGTCAACTACGAGGACAAGCTGCAG